Part of the Pseudomonas baltica genome is shown below.
CGCAACCTTATCCACAGCCGCGCTTGCAGATCGATGCCGATAGCCGCGCCGCAGCGCTGGCCAAGTTCGGCCTGGTGCTCGACCGCCCGGTGCTGGTGCTGTGCCCCGGTGCCGAGTTCGGCGAGGCCAAGCGCTGGCCCTCCGAGCACTATGCCCAAGTTGCCGAGAACCGTATCCGTGAAGGCTGGCAGGTGTGGCTGTTCGGTTCGAAGAAGGATCACCCGGTCGGTGAGGCGATCCGCGAGCGGCTGATTCCGGGGCTGCGAGAAGAGTCGGTGAACCTCAGTGGCGAGACCTCGCTGGCCGAGGCGATCGACCTGATGTCGTGCGCCGAGGCGGTGGTGTCCAACGACTCCGGCCTGATGCACGTCGCCGCAGCGCTCAACCGCCCGCTGGTCGCCGTGTATGGCTCGACCTCGCCGGGTTTCACGCCGCCGCTGGCCGATCAGGTCGAAGTGGTGCGCCTGGGGCTCGATTGCAGCCCGTGCTTCGATCGCACCTGCCGATTTGGCCACTACAATTGCCTGCGGCTGCTGGAGCCGCAGCGCGTGGTCTCAGCCCTGGAAACCCTGCAAGGCCCGGAACGGGTCGATGCGCTGGTCGAGGTCGACTGAAGTGCGGGTACTGCTGATCAAGACGTCATCGCTGGGCGATGTCATTCATACCCTGCCGGCCCTGACCGATGCCGCACGGGCCATCCCTGGCATTCGCTTCGACTGGGTGGTGGAAGAAGGCTTCGTCGAGTTGCCGAGCTGGCACCCTGCGGTGGATAAAGTCATCCCGGTGGCCATCCGCCGCTGGCGCAAGAACCTGTGGCAGACCCACAAGTCCGGCGAGTGGAAGCTGTTCAAGCAGCGCGTTCGCGAGCGCCATTACGATCTGGTGATCGACGCCCAGGGCCTGCTCAAAAGCGCCTGGCTGACGCGCTACGTGAAGGCCCCAGTGGCCGGCCTTGACCCAAAATCGGTGCGCGAACCGATGGCCAGCCGCTTCTATGATCGGCGCCTGGCGGTAAGCCGCAATCAGCACGCGGTCGAGCGTTTGCGCCAGTTGTTCGCTCTGGCGCTGGGCTACGACCTGCCCGCCAGCCTTGGCGACTACGGTCTCGATCATTCGCAATTGTTCACCGGGCCTGCACTGCGGCCGTTCGTGATGTTCTTGCATGGCACCACCTGGGACACCAAGTTCTGGCCCGAGGCCTACTGGCGCGAACTGGCTGAACGCCTGGGCCTGGCGGGTATCGATGTGCGCCTGCCATGGGGCAACCAGGCCGAGCAGGCGCGCGCCTATCGCATCGCCACGGGCTTGAATAACGTCCATGTACTGCCCAAATTGAACCTGGCGGGGGTGGCCAAGGTGCTGGCCTCGGCCAAGGCCTGCGTGGCGGTCGATACCGGTCTCGGGCACTTGGCGGCGGCGCTGGATGTGCCCACGCTGTCGTTGTTCGGCCCTACCAATCCGGGGTTGACCGGTGCCTACGGCAAGGGCCAGGTGCACTTGGCGAGCGACTTCGCCTGCGCGCCCTGCCTGCAGAAAAAATGCACGTATCAACCGACGCCAGATGACCTGGTGAAATTCAATATCAAGCGCGAGTGGCCTTTGTGCTTCACGCGCGTCAATCCCGAGCGTGTGGCAGGCCGACTGAGCGCGTTGTTACTGGCTGAGGATCTTCGTTGATGCAACTGGCATTCGTGCTCTACAAATACTTTCCATTTGGCGGCTTGCAGCGTGATTTCATGCGCATCGCCCTGGAATGCCAGCAGCGTGGGCATCAGATTCGCGTGTACACCTTGATCTGGGAGGGCGACGTGCCCCCCGGTTTCGAAGTGCTGGTTGCGCCGGTCAAGGCCCTCTTCAATCATCGGCGCAACGAGAAACTATTGGCGTGGATGCAGGCCGACCTGGCCAAGCGCCCGGTCGATCGAGTAATCGGCTTCAACAAGATGCCCGGTCTCGACGTTTACTACGCCGCCGACGGCTGCTTCGAGGACAAGGCGCAGACCCTGCGCAATGGCCTCTACCGCCGTTGGGGTCGGTATCGCCACTTTGCCGAATACGAGCGGGCGGTGTTTGCCCCCGAAGCGAAAACCGACGTGTTGATGATTTCCGAGGTGCAGCAGCCGCTGTTCATCAAGCATTACCACACGCCGTTGCAGCGCTTCCATCTGCTGCCGCCAGGCATTGCGCTGGATCGCCGCGCGCCGGCCAATGCGGCCGAAATTCGCGCCGAGTTTCGTGGCGAGTTCATGCTCGAAGACGATGAACTGCTGATCGTGCAGATCGGTTCGGGGTTCAAGACCAAGGGTGTCGATCGCAGCCTCAAGGCGTTGGCGGGGTTGCCGTCGGCGCTGCGCAAGCGCGTACGCATGTTGGTTATCGGCCAGGATGATCCCAAGGTGTTCCAACTGCAAAGCGTAGCGCTGGGCCTTGGTGATCGTGTGCAGTTCCTCAAGGGCCGCAGTGATATTCCGCGTTTCCTGCTGGGGGCCGACCTGTTGATTCATCCGGCCTATAACGAGAACACCGGCACGGTGCTACTCGAAGCCCAAGTGGCTGGTTTGCCGGTGCTGGTGTCCGCCGTGTGCGGCTATGCCCACTACATTGCCGAGGCCGACAGTGGCCTGGTGCTCGACGAGCCGTTCGAACAGGCGCAGCTCAATCGTTATCTCGAGACCATGCTCAGTGACGACGAGGCGCGTGCGACCTGGTCGCGCAATGGCCTGGCGTTCGCCGACACGGCCGACCTCTACAGCATGCCGCAGCACGCGGCCGATGTGATTCTGGCGGAGCGCCCATGAAGCTGAAACTGGCCGAGCCGTTCCAGCGCCTGTGGGCCGGGCGCGATCCCTTTGTTGAAGTCGAGGGCTTACAGGGGGTGGTCTACCGCGAACTCGAGGCGCGACGCACCTTGCGCACCGAGGTGGCAGGGCGCGGCTATTTCGTCAAGATCCATCGCGGCATCGGCTGGGGCGAGATCTTCAAGAATCTGCTGACCGCCAAACTGCCCGTGTTGGGTGCCGGCCAGGAATGGCAGGCCATCCAGCGGCTGCAAGAGGTCGGGGTGCCGACCATGACCGCCGTGGCCTACGGCGAGCGCGGCAGCAATCCGGCCGATCAGCATTCGTTCATCGTCACCGAAGAGCTGGCGCCGACCGTCAGTCTTGAGGACTACAGCCTCGACTGGGAGAAAAACCCGCCAGCCCCGGCCCTCAAACATGCACTGATTGCCGAGGTGGCACGCATGACCGGCATGATGCACCGCGCCGGGGTCAATCATCGCGACTGCTATATCTGCCATTTTTTGCTGCACACCGACACCGAGGTCACCCCTGAGCATTTCAAGCTTTCGGTGATCGACCTGCACCGTGCCCAGACCCGCTCGCGCATCAGCCGCCGCTGGCGCGACAAGGACTTGGCCGCGCTGTATTTTTCGGCATTGGGCATTGGCCTGACGCAGCGCGACAAGCTGCGTTTTCTGCAAGGCTATTTCCAGCAGCCACTGCGCCAGATCCTGCGCGACGAGGCGTCGTTGCTGGGCTGGCTGGACGGCAAGGCGAACAAGCTGCTCGATCGAAAGCAGCGTTATGGTGATGCCCTTTGACCGTGTCGATGTCCCCGCTTCATGGGCGCCTGATGCCCACAGTCCTTGCCGGGAGGCATGCTGATGCGTTTGTCTGAACTCAAATCGCTGGGCCGTACGCCAGCGCTGCCGATCGATATCCGGCTGGCCGATGCCGCAGGCGCCGGGACCTTGCAATTGCTCAGCCTGCTGCGTGTGCTGCCGGGGCAACGTTACGTAGGCGCCGCCGTGTGGCGCGGGCGCCCGGTGCTGGCCAAATTGCTGGTGGGTAGCCGCGCGGCGCGGCATTTCCAGCGCGAGGTCGCTGGCGTCAAGGCGCTGGCCGCCCAAGGCCTGCCAACCCCGACGCTGCTTGCCGAGGGCTTGCAGGAAGGCGAGGGCGGCTGGTTGCTGTTCGAGTTTTTACCGCAGGCGCAGAGCCTGGCGCAGGCCTGGGCCGAGGTTGAAGCGCTGCCGATGTTGGCCGATGAGCAACAAGCGGTGCTGGCCGAGGCATTGACCGCGGTGGCGCAGATGCATGCCAAGGGCCTGTGGCAGGAGGACCTGCACCTCGACAACCTGCTGCGAGCCAACGGGCAGCTGTATTTGATCGACGGCGCCGGCATTCAAGTCGAGCAGGCCGGGCAGCCGTTGTCGCGCCCCAAAGTGCTGGAAAATCTGGGGGTGTTGTTCGCCCAGCTGCCCAAGACGCTGGAACCTTTTATCGAAGAATTGCTGGTGCACTATCTGCTGGCCAACGGCGAGCACGGCTTGCCGCTGGAGGCGCTGCTCAAGCAGATCGACAAGGTCCGCCAGTGGCGCCTGCGTGACTTCATTGCCAAGGTCGGCCGTGAATGCAGTCTCTTCTCTGTGCATCGAGGTGCTTTCGCATTGCAGGCTGTTCGACGCCGCGAAGTAGCGGCGATGCAGCCGGTGCTGGAGCAGGCCGATGCCTTGCTCGATCAGGGCCTGCTGTACAAGACCGGCGGCGCGGCCACCGTGGGCAAAGTGGACGTCGGTGGGCGGCTGCTGGTGATCAAGCGTTACAACATCAAGGGTGTGGGGCACTGGTTCAAGCGTTTCTGGCGTCCGAGCCGGGCCTGGCATTCGTGGGTCGAGGGCAATCGCCTGGCGTTCCTCGGGATTGCCACCCCTACGCCACTGGCCGTGCTGGAGCATCGATTCCTGTGGTTGCGTCGGCGCGCCTATCTGGTGACCGAATACTGTGCCGGGACCGATGCCATCCGCCATCTGGAGCCATACCGCGACAGCGGCGAGATTCCCGAGGCCGAGCTGTCGGGGTTGCAGCAGTTGTTCAACGATTTGATTCGCCAGCGCATCAGCCATGGTGACATGAAGGGCTACAACCTGTTCTGGCAGGATGGGCGCTGGGCGTTGATCGATCTCGATGCGGTTTGTCAGCACGTCAGTGCGGGGAGTTTCGCCCCGGCGTTCGAGCGGGATCGGGCGCGGTTTTTGCGTAATTGGCCACAAGGATCGGCACTGCATTGCGTGCTCGACGAGCAGTTACCGCGGATGTGACACCACCCTCCACCTGTAGCAAGGGGGGCTTGCCCCCGCAGATAACGCAGGAAAGGTCGAGGGTTGCCCCGAGCGCTTACACTGAAACACTTTATCCGCAGCACTTAGGGCCCGCTGATCAGCAAGAATGCAGACCTCTTTAGCACCTCGCAAATCTGGACCGATTATTCAAACTGATACTGCACCCCAGCCCCCGCATACCACGAGCGGCCGGGGGCGGCTTCGTAATAACGGTTATTGCTGTCACCCACGATCACCGAACCCACATATTGCCGATCCAGCAAATTATCCAGCCGCAGCGTCTGGTGAAAAGTCCAGTGCTCGACCTTCTGCTCGAAGCGCGCGCGCCAGTTGAACACCGCATAGGCTGGTGCAGGCTTTTGATCGTTGGTGTCCTCGACATAGACCTTGCTGCGGTACATCCCCTCTAGCGCAGTGCTGATCCAGTCGCGGGGCTTCCAGTCGAGTTCGCCGAACAGGGTATCTTTCGGTACGCCAGGCAGGTTGTTGCCCTTGTCGATGAGGGTGGCGCCACTGGTGAAGTCGCTGTCGTATTGCGCCACCAAATGCGTGTAGGCAATCTGCGTGCTCCACTGCTCGCCGAGCTGGCTGTCGATGCCCAGTTCCAGGCCGCGGCGCAGGGTGCGACCGGCGTTCTGGTAGCTGGTGCGGCCGTTGTTCGAACCAGCCACCACCAGCTCGTCGTCGGTGGTGATCTGGAAGACCGCCAGATTGATACGGGTATCGTTCAATACCTTGGCCTTCAGGCCGATTTCATATTGCTTGCTGGTGGAAGGCTTGAGGCCGAAGTTGAAGCCTTCGGAGGCGCCCGGCGCGTAGGCCATCTCCGCTTGCGTTGGGGTCTCGAAGCCTTTGCCGGCGCTGATATACCCGTGCAGGTTCTCGGTGAACGCGTACATGGCGCTGACCGAGGGGCTGTTCTGCTGGTAGTCCTTGCTGCCGCTGGCGTCGCCGTTGCTCAAATAATGATCGCTGACGTCCATCTTCATGGTGCTGTGGCGCACGCCGGCCTGGAAGGTCCAGTCGCCCAAGGCCCAGTTGGTTTGCACGAAGGGATCCAGGCTGGTGGCGGTGTCGACTTCGTCGCGGGCCAGGGCGCCTTTGACACCCAGCTCGGTGGCGGTGTAGTTCTGGTAGCCGGTGCGGTCGTCCTGGCTGCGGTCGTAATCCAGGCCGGCGATGATGGTCAGGTCGCCGGGCGCCTGGCTGATGGGTTGCAGCCAGTGCACGCTGCCGCCGTAGAACTTGCGGTCGAAATCGACCACGCCGCCGCCGCGGATGTTGGCCGGCGTTTTTTGCGGGATCGACAGATATTGCAGCACGCTGCGGGTGCCGGTGTAGGCGTTGACCTGCAGCGTCGCATCGCCGAAATAACGCTCGTAGTTCATGCCCAGCTGCTGGTGGTCGATGCTCTTGCGCGTGTTGTAGGTCAGCGCGCCAGCCGTCACCGAGCGCGGATCGGCCTTGTACGCGGCCCAGGTCTGCCCTAGCGGGTCCTGGGTGCC
Proteins encoded:
- the waaF gene encoding lipopolysaccharide heptosyltransferase II, producing MNILIIGPSWVGDMVMAQTLFQCLKQRHPECAIDVLAPEWSRPILERMPEVRRALSFPLGHGALELATRRRIGKSLKGQYDQAILLPNSLKSALVPFFAGIPKRTGWRGEFRYGLLNDVRTLDKARYPLMIERFMALAYAPGAQLAQPYPQPRLQIDADSRAAALAKFGLVLDRPVLVLCPGAEFGEAKRWPSEHYAQVAENRIREGWQVWLFGSKKDHPVGEAIRERLIPGLREESVNLSGETSLAEAIDLMSCAEAVVSNDSGLMHVAAALNRPLVAVYGSTSPGFTPPLADQVEVVRLGLDCSPCFDRTCRFGHYNCLRLLEPQRVVSALETLQGPERVDALVEVD
- a CDS encoding TonB-dependent receptor — encoded protein: MACPTLSHADTPEIVLDSTVVTGSRSASSSFDLPYSVDSVSREQINDGQLRINASEVLSRVPGLVVQNRQNYAQDLQISSRGFGARSAFGVRGLKLIADGIPASTPDGQGQAATFNLDTADRIEVLRGPAATQYGSNAGGVIQMFSRDGEGAPRIGAETLVGSDGLSKNHLTAEGAADGVGFVLDASRMDTDGYRDHSAARRDQTFAKVNFKPDDDSKMALIYSSLEQNGTQDPLGQTWAAYKADPRSVTAGALTYNTRKSIDHQQLGMNYERYFGDATLQVNAYTGTRSVLQYLSIPQKTPANIRGGGVVDFDRKFYGGSVHWLQPISQAPGDLTIIAGLDYDRSQDDRTGYQNYTATELGVKGALARDEVDTATSLDPFVQTNWALGDWTFQAGVRHSTMKMDVSDHYLSNGDASGSKDYQQNSPSVSAMYAFTENLHGYISAGKGFETPTQAEMAYAPGASEGFNFGLKPSTSKQYEIGLKAKVLNDTRINLAVFQITTDDELVVAGSNNGRTSYQNAGRTLRRGLELGIDSQLGEQWSTQIAYTHLVAQYDSDFTSGATLIDKGNNLPGVPKDTLFGELDWKPRDWISTALEGMYRSKVYVEDTNDQKPAPAYAVFNWRARFEQKVEHWTFHQTLRLDNLLDRQYVGSVIVGDSNNRYYEAAPGRSWYAGAGVQYQFE
- the waaC gene encoding lipopolysaccharide heptosyltransferase I, which codes for MRVLLIKTSSLGDVIHTLPALTDAARAIPGIRFDWVVEEGFVELPSWHPAVDKVIPVAIRRWRKNLWQTHKSGEWKLFKQRVRERHYDLVIDAQGLLKSAWLTRYVKAPVAGLDPKSVREPMASRFYDRRLAVSRNQHAVERLRQLFALALGYDLPASLGDYGLDHSQLFTGPALRPFVMFLHGTTWDTKFWPEAYWRELAERLGLAGIDVRLPWGNQAEQARAYRIATGLNNVHVLPKLNLAGVAKVLASAKACVAVDTGLGHLAAALDVPTLSLFGPTNPGLTGAYGKGQVHLASDFACAPCLQKKCTYQPTPDDLVKFNIKREWPLCFTRVNPERVAGRLSALLLAEDLR
- a CDS encoding lipopolysaccharide kinase InaA family protein; protein product: MRLSELKSLGRTPALPIDIRLADAAGAGTLQLLSLLRVLPGQRYVGAAVWRGRPVLAKLLVGSRAARHFQREVAGVKALAAQGLPTPTLLAEGLQEGEGGWLLFEFLPQAQSLAQAWAEVEALPMLADEQQAVLAEALTAVAQMHAKGLWQEDLHLDNLLRANGQLYLIDGAGIQVEQAGQPLSRPKVLENLGVLFAQLPKTLEPFIEELLVHYLLANGEHGLPLEALLKQIDKVRQWRLRDFIAKVGRECSLFSVHRGAFALQAVRRREVAAMQPVLEQADALLDQGLLYKTGGAATVGKVDVGGRLLVIKRYNIKGVGHWFKRFWRPSRAWHSWVEGNRLAFLGIATPTPLAVLEHRFLWLRRRAYLVTEYCAGTDAIRHLEPYRDSGEIPEAELSGLQQLFNDLIRQRISHGDMKGYNLFWQDGRWALIDLDAVCQHVSAGSFAPAFERDRARFLRNWPQGSALHCVLDEQLPRM
- a CDS encoding glycosyltransferase family 4 protein translates to MQLAFVLYKYFPFGGLQRDFMRIALECQQRGHQIRVYTLIWEGDVPPGFEVLVAPVKALFNHRRNEKLLAWMQADLAKRPVDRVIGFNKMPGLDVYYAADGCFEDKAQTLRNGLYRRWGRYRHFAEYERAVFAPEAKTDVLMISEVQQPLFIKHYHTPLQRFHLLPPGIALDRRAPANAAEIRAEFRGEFMLEDDELLIVQIGSGFKTKGVDRSLKALAGLPSALRKRVRMLVIGQDDPKVFQLQSVALGLGDRVQFLKGRSDIPRFLLGADLLIHPAYNENTGTVLLEAQVAGLPVLVSAVCGYAHYIAEADSGLVLDEPFEQAQLNRYLETMLSDDEARATWSRNGLAFADTADLYSMPQHAADVILAERP
- the rfaP gene encoding lipopolysaccharide core heptose(I) kinase RfaP — its product is MKLKLAEPFQRLWAGRDPFVEVEGLQGVVYRELEARRTLRTEVAGRGYFVKIHRGIGWGEIFKNLLTAKLPVLGAGQEWQAIQRLQEVGVPTMTAVAYGERGSNPADQHSFIVTEELAPTVSLEDYSLDWEKNPPAPALKHALIAEVARMTGMMHRAGVNHRDCYICHFLLHTDTEVTPEHFKLSVIDLHRAQTRSRISRRWRDKDLAALYFSALGIGLTQRDKLRFLQGYFQQPLRQILRDEASLLGWLDGKANKLLDRKQRYGDAL